In Candidatus Hydrogenedens sp., the DNA window ACTTGTTGAATTGTTAGGAAAAGAAAAAACACTGGAACGACTTTCCAGAGCCATTGAATATTTACATAACAAAGGAGGTATAAACCGTGAGTAAATATATTGTCGGTGTTGATTTAGGTGGCACAAACATAAAGTCAGCCATCGTCTCTGAAGAAAAGAAGATTATAGTAAAGACGAGTGTTCCTACCCCTACACAGGAAGGACCTGTAGCCATAATGGATGCTATGGCAAATGTCGTGCATGACCTCATGAATAAGGAAGGTCTTACTACAAAAGATATTCTTGCAGTCGGTATAGGTGCACCAGGACCTATGAATTGGCAAACTGGAGTCGTGTATAGCCCTCCTAATTTGCCAGGTTGGCATAATGTCCCACTGGCAGATAAAATGCAAAAACGATTGAATGTCCCATGTTATATCGAGAATGATGCCAATGCGGCGTGTTTCGGTGAATACTGGTTAGGTGCTGGACAGGGCTGTGATTGTATTGCGGTGCTTACATTAGGCACAGGTGTTGGAGGTGGAATTGTCGTCTTTAAGAAATTGTTACGCGGTATTGATGGGACTGCGGGTGAATTAGGGCATTTGAAAGTCCAGAGAGACGGTAGATTGTGTGGTTGCGGGTCAAAAGGTTGTTTGGAGGCATACGCTTCCGTAACAGGGATGGTCCGAACTGCACAGGAAAAAATTGAAAAAGGTGAGAAAACTATCCTAACTGAAATGTGCAATAATAATATACAAAATATTACGGGAAAAATGATTTTTCAGGCAGTAGAGAAAGGTGATGCTATCGCTAAAGAAGTATTTCATGAAACTGCGGTATGGCTTGGTTTGGGAATTGCCAGCATTGTAAACATGCTAAATCCTGAACGGGTTATTCTTTGCGGGGGAATGATATCTGCAGGAGATGTATTATTTACCCCTGTTCGTGAAACCGTTATGAAAAATGCCTTTGAAGTACCTGCTAAACGATGTGAGATTGTTCCTGCCGGTTTAGGAGAAGATAGTGGTGTTTTTGGCTGTGCTGGTTGTGCCTTAACACGGTATTATGAAGCACACAAATAATTTCGCTTATGTTTCTTACCGTCACACCAAATCCGTGCATTGATAAAACAATCTTTATTCCTAAATTCAAGCCTGGCGATAGAGTTCGCTCGGGCAAGTATACACAAATCTCAGGCGGAAAAGGGAATAATGTCGCACGTGTTTTGGTAACACTTGGTTTTAATGCAGGTGCTTTACTATGGGTAGGTGGTTATACGGGGAAACAAGTAGTCAAAATGCTTCGCGAGAATGATAAGGTTCGATGTTTTCCTGTATGGACAGCAACGGCTACAAGAACAATTACCACCATCCTTGAAGAAGAATATGGTAGGCAAACTGCCTTTTTTGAACCTGGACCCCTAATATCCAACCAAGAATATAGTCATTTTATCGAAAAATTTAATAAAATCATATCTTCTTATAAAGTACCAATAGTTGTTTTATCAGGAACAGTTCCCGACCCTAATGTAGCCTTTTTATATCGAGATTTAATTAAAATAGCAAATGAGAGAAGAATTAAAGTTATCCTTGACACCTATGGAACTGAATTTTCGGAGGGGATTAAAAGCAATCCCTACATGGTAAAACCCAACGTAGAGGAACTATCTAAATTTTTGAATACACCCTTAAAAGATATGAAATTGCGAATAGAAGCGGTTCAATATCTACATAAAAAACATAAAATAACCTTAGTAGTATTATCTATGGGACGAGAAGGAGCACTTGTTTGTTGGAATAACACATATATTCACATAATTCCACCGAAAATAAAAGAAATAAATCCCGTAGGGTCGGGTGATGCTCTTGTTGCTGGTTTTGTAGTTGGTTTATATAAAGGTTTTTCTATAGAAGATACAGGGAGATTAGGTGTCGCATTAGGTACTGCGAATGCTATGAAGTGGGACATCGGTAAATTTAATATAAGAGATTTAATCAATATTTATGAACAGGTAAAGAGTTTTAGAATTAATCCCATAAATAATCGGAAAGTCCAATACAAAGAGCATACACCTCTGCCTGCTCTTCTTCCAAAGTTAAAAGATTCTTCTCCGTAGTTAAAATAATCCTTTTCCCCTTTAATATTTTATTTGGGATTGGGGTATGGTCTCGATATACATAAGTATTTTTCACATTTATTTCTTGCTGTTTCAACACATTTAAAAAAGATTTAGGATTCCCTATCGCACAAAAAGCATCTACCTCTCTTCCCTTAAAATACTCCACGGGGTACCGAATAGTAGAATTTAATCTTGTCCAATATAACGGTTTATGGTATGTCCAACGTATTTTCTTCTCAGGATAAGTACTCATTAGAAAGCTTCTTAATTTCTCCAACAATTCATTGGATACCTGGTCACAGTGGGTTATCCATATTTCTGTTGCTCTATGTATGGCATTCAAAGGTTCTCGTAAGATACCAGCAGGGAAAATAAGTCCATTCCCCCATGGATTTAGGGCACTTATTAATAATATATTTTCATTACGTCCTAACATTAAATACTGATAAGCATCATCCAGAATGACAACATCAAATCCTCTTCGCTCTACCCATTTTACCGCCCTCACTCGGTTCGGGTCTTTAATTACAGTAATATTGTGTAAACGATATAACATTAATGACAGTTCATCCCCTAAAACTTTATATACCTTATTCCATGGTATTAAAGTCTCTTCTTGTGGCGAATAACTTTTTTCAGATTTATAACTTCGTATACATACTTTACCTTCATAATAAACACCCTCAACAATACCCTTATATTTCTGGGCACCATACCCCCTACTTATAACACATACTTTTTTTCTATTTACTACAAGTTCTTTTTCTGCCCTTTCCATTACTGCGGGTGTTTTACCGACCCCTCCAATTGTAATTCCACCAATGCTCACTGTATAAATATTTGGCGTATACATCCTTCTTTTAGAGCGTATCCACATCCCCCATTTTTGGAAATAACTCAGACCTTTTAATAAAGGCAACAAAACATAAGATGGTCCTTTTTCATTATAAATATATTTTTCAATAAATGATTTCTTCATATTTAAATCATTACAAAAAAGTCCGGGAAGTTTCACTTCCCGGACACCTTTTACGACATTTTGTACTTAAACTAATAATTCGTTCTTCCCTGTGTTCCGACTTTAGATTTAATCTGTTTACTTGCTGGTTCTTTAGGTCTTAAAGCACGACAGGCTTTACCTGCAAGCCACATCTCACTGTTTGCCATTTCAGCAAGTTCTTTTTGTAATTGTTCCTTATAATTTGGATTACCTAATGATTTAAGAACACGTTTTGTTTCTGCACCTTCTTTGACTCGTTTATATAATTCGCGGAAAACTGGCAATGTTGCTTTCTTAAACTTAGGCTTCCAATCTAAGGCACCACGTTGGGCAGTAGCAGAACAATTCTGATACATCCAGTCCATACCGTTTTCATCTACAAGACGAATTAAACTTTGGGTAAGCTCTTCTACTGTTTCATTGAAAGCCTCACTAGGAGTATGTCCATTTTCGCGAAGTACTTGATATTGTGCTTCCATAATACCTGCAAGGGCTCCCATCAAAACTCCTCTTTCACCTGTTAAATCACTATAAACTTCGTTCTCAAATGTAGTCGGGAAAAGGAAGCCAGAACCAATACCTATACCTATCGCCAGACAACGTTCTAATGCTCTCCCCGTATAGTCCTGTGCGACTGCATAACTGGAATTAATACCTGCTCCACTCAGGAAATTTCTACGTACAGAAGTACCAGAACCCTTTGGAGCCACCATTATAACATCTACAAATTTAGGGGGAATTACCTTTGTTAAATGTTTATATACAATTGAAAAACCATGCGAAAAATATAAAGCGTCGCCTTCTTTTAAGTGTTTTTTTACATTGGGCCAAATTGCCTTTTGTGCCGCATCGGAAACTAATAGTTGAATTATTGTTCCTCGTTCACACGCTTCTTCAATATCAAATAATGTCTTACCAGGTTTCCAACCATCTTTTACTGCACGGTCCCAATCAGACTTAAATTTTGGGTCCTGACCAATAATTACATTAAAACCGTTATCACGAAGGTTCAAACTTTGTGCAGGACCTTGAACCCCATAACCAATCACTGCTATGACTTCATCTTTTAATACTTTCCTCGCCTTTTGCATAGGAAATTCTTTACGTGTAATAACTTCTTCTTTCGTTCCACCAAAATCAATGAGCATTGAAATACTCCTTCTCTTAAAGTTAATGTTTATTTGAACATCATATTTTAAATTGCATAAACGACCAACAGTATAATATTTTATCGCTAAAATATAATCGATTACAAAAGCGACTATTTATGAACAATACATCACATCTGAAAAACATTTGTGTAACCGTTGATATTACCCCGTTACGTGGCGAAAAGACAGGTATCGGCAATTATATCCATTATACACTAAAATTTTTACTATTAAATTATAAAGACTTAATCATCAATGGTATCTCTTTTGGCGTCCATAAATTCCAAAATGATTCCTATGAAATAGTTCATAAATTGGAAAAGCATATACATATTCCTGTTCCTGTAAGAATACTATACAATTGGTGGAATATCTGTAGGTATCCTAATATAGATACCCTTTTAAAAAACAATTCTATCTTACATTTTACAAATTATTATTTACCACCGATATATCATAATAAAACGGTTTTATCGATTTATGACTTATCTTTTTTGACCTGTCCACAATGGGTCAGTCCTCAAATTATTAACTTATTTAAACCAACTATATTTCCTTCTGCTCAAAGAGCAACTCACATTATTACATGCTCAGAAAAAAGTAAAAAGGATATCGAAACATTATTAAACATCCCATCAGAAAAAATATCTGTTTCATATCCAGGCTATGACGATACCATTTTTCATCCATTAGATAAAGAAAAAGCACAACTTTATATAGAAAAGCATTATCAGATTAAATCTCCCTTTATCTTATTTGTTGGCACCATTGAAGAAAGAAAAAATGTCTCTGGACTATTAAATATATATGAAAAAGTTCAAAATAACATCCCTCATCGGCTTGTTTTAATAGGCAAAAAAGGATTCCATGCAAATGAAATCCTCTCAAAAATGCAACAAATGAAATGCTCGGATAAAATTATTTACTTAAATTATATTAATAACCATAGTGAATTAAAATGGTTTTATAGTTCTGCAGATATGTTTATTTATCCGAGCTTCGACGAAGGTTTTGGCATTCCACCTCTTGAAGCGATGGCTTGTGGTTGTCCTGTAATTGTTTCCAACCAAGGGGCTTTGCCTGAAGTTGTTGGACATAAAGGAATAACGATTCATCCTCAAGATATAGATAATTTTGCAGAAGCTATAACTACACTATTATCAGATAAAAATAAATATAATAATATGATAACAAACAGCATCTTACAGGCAAAAAATTTCAGTTGGTCAAAAAGTGCTAAATCACATTACGAAGTATATAAAAAATTGGATGAAATATAATGCGTATTTTATTAAATGGATTTCAGATAGGTAATTTAAGTGGGACAGGTAGATATACAGAAGAATTAGTAAAAGCCTTTATCCAGATTCCTAATGTAGTACACATTTTTCTCTCGTCTCCCAAGCCTCTGAATATACCTTCTGAAAAACTAACCATTAACCCCTTGCCCAATAATAGGTATATTACAAGATTGCTTCAAAAGCATCTATTAAAAAAGCACTTTCAAAAATCACAACCTGACATCGTTCATTTCCCAGCAACTTATGGATATAAATTAGGGGATATCCCGCATATTACGACTGTTCATGACCTTGCTTTTCTGAATAATCCAAATTGGTTTCCACCTCATTATCGGTGGTTTTATAAAAGAAGAGTTGAAGAAACAATAAAATTTTCTCAACGATTCATTACCGACTCTTACTTTTCTAAAAGAGAACTACAAAAATATTACAACATTGACAAAGATAAGATTGATGTAATCTACCTTGGGGTAAGTGATTTTTTTAAGCCCCACACCCAACAACAGATAGAAACAATCAGAAACAAATACAAACTCCCCCCCAAATACGTTTTATATGCTGGCACTTTGGAACCCAGAAAAAATATTCCTTATCTGATTGAAGCATGGTCATACATCGCAGATAAAATTCCCCATCATCTTGTAATTATAGGACGCACAGGATGGAACACATACCCTATTGAAGAAGCGATAAAAAAATCAAAATTCAACGAACGTATTCACAGATTAGGGTATATCTCGGATATTGATTTACCCGTTATTATAAGTGGAGCAGAAATCTTTATCTATCTTAGTTTTTACGAAGGTTTTGGACTACCACCTCTTGAAGCTATGAGTTGCGGGACACCTGTCATTGCTTCTAACTGTGGAAGCCTTAATGAAATACTTGAAGATACGGCTTTATTGGTTGAGCCATCCGATATTCAGCAAATTGCTGAAGCAATCTATAATCTCTGTGAAGATAATACAAAAAGGCAGGTAATGAGTCATAATGGAATTATCCATGCTCAAAAATTTACATGGGAGAAAACTGCACAAAAAACTATCGAGGCATATAAGAAATGTTTAGGCAAATATTAACGGAGAATTAAAATGAATAGCCTTGCAAAATATTTTTTCATATTCGGTCTTATATTTTTATTTATTAGTGGGATAATATGGTTATCTGGTTTTCTGCCATTTAAGTTGGGGAAACTCCCTGGCGATATAAATATAGAATGGGAAAAAGGTAACTTTTATTTTCCAATAGCAACGTCTATTATTTTAAGTTTACTACTTACAATTATTATTAACCTGATTCTGTTTGCTCTGAGTCTACTCAATCGCTGAACATTTTTTCTGACATGTTTGTTTTAACAATTCAAGAGAAAATTGACTCAAATCTGGTAAAATAAGGTCTGCTAAAGAAATATCTTGTTTAGGTCGGTCATGTCTTGCCAAAGCCACACAATACATTCCTGCAGTTTTGGCTGCTGTGACACCAACAGTAGAGTCTTCAAATGCAACACAATTATCAGGTTTCACATTCAGAAGTTCTACCGCTTTCAAATATCCTGCGGGATGCGGTTTTCCTGGGAAGTAATCTTCTTTACCAAGATATAATGACACATACTCACTTATATCTAATCTACGAATTGCTTCTTCTACATCCCGCCGATACGAACCCGAAACAATAGCACATGTATAGTTTTGGCTTAAATTCTTTAGCAGTTGGATTGAACCAGGAATTTCCAATTGCATTCTTTCTGCATACTTATCAAAATATGGGTAAACATTATCAATAAAATATGGCATTTCATTTTTCAGAACAGGATAATTTTTTTCTAACTCTTCATATATATACTCCCATGAGTTCCCATACACCAATTGTTCTGCCTCCTCATAGTTCATAGGGATTCCCTTATCGTTCAAGTAATCATGAACTGCATAAACCCATATTATTTCAGAGTCCATCAAAGTCCCATCCAAATCAAAAACAAATACCTTAATTTCCATTAACAACTCCTTTTCTTTATATTTATCAATATTAAGATTAAAATTAAAGACTGTATTTTAATATATTTCATAGGGGTCAACGTCAACTTGCAAAAGAATTTTACTACTCCTCTTTTGCTCATGGAACTTTGCATAAACCTCTCTTGCAATATTATTTAGTTTCTTAGTTGCTTTACCCAACAGAGCAAACTGCCATCGGTATCTGCCCGTCACTCTTCGAATCACTCCCGGTGCCGGACCTAATATGAAATAGTCTCTCTCTTTTTCGTTTATGTCATTACGGATGAATCTCGTCAAAAGATACACCATCTCTTTAACTTCTTTTTCATCTTCTGATTCTACTCCAAATTGGATCATCCTATTATATGGTGGATATCCAATCTTTTGACGGAGTCTAAGTTCATAATCAACGAACATTTCATAATCGTGGTTTTGAACTGCCTTCATCACATAATGATTTGGCATATAGGTTTGAATAATTACCTCCCCTGGACGTTCTCTTCTTCCTGAACGACCTGCAACCTGCATTAATAACTGAAAAACGAACTCAGGTGCACGGAAATTGGGCAAAGTTAATCCTAAATCTGCGTTCATAACACCCACTAATGTTACTTTTGGGTAATCATGTCCTTTCGCTATCATCTGGGTACCTATAATAATATCTATCTTATGTTCAGCAAAATTTTTTAAGACTGAATACCCACGAATTTTTGAATTTGTAATATCGGTATCCATTCTTGCTATTCTCGCCTGTGGAAAACTCTGGATTAGTAAATCCTCAATCCGTTGTGTTCCAACACCCAATAATATTAATGGAGAACTTCCACATTCCTCACACTGAACAGGCCTTTGTTTTTTGAAATTACAATAATGGCAATGAACATACCCATCATAACGATGGTAGTTTAGGCTGGTCTGGCAATTCGGACACGGAAGCACCCAACCACAGGAAGGACACATCACTACAGGGGCAAAACCTCTTCGATTGATAAGCAGAATAACCTGTTCTTCCCGTTCAAGTCTCTCATGTATTTTGTCTTTTAATACCTGAGAAAGAAGTGGCTCACCTACTGTTTTATTCGATTCAGATTTTAAATCAACAATGTGAATAAGTGGTAAAGACCCTGAAGCAACTCGTTTTGTCAAGCGGAGCAAACAATATTTTGAATTGAGCGCATGTACATACGACTCCAGAGAAGGTGTTGCAGAACCTAAAATACAAACTGCTGAATTAATTTGTGCTCTCATCACAGCCACATCACGGGCATGATATTTCGGTGTCTCTTCTTGTTTATAAGTATGTTCATGCTCTTCATCAACGATAATAAGTCCCAATTTCTGAAATGGTGCAAAAATGGCTGAACGGACACCTACAACAACATCGACACGTCCTTCCTGTATTTTTCGCCACTCCTCAAATCGTTCTCGGTCTGTTAAACCACTATGTAATATTGCCACTTTATCTTTAAATCGTGAATATAACCTTGACAATGTTTGTGGTGTTAAGGCTATCTCTGGAACAAGCATTAAAGACTGATACCCACATTGTATGGCTGTTTGAATACATTGTAAATATACCTCTGTCTTCCCAGAACCAGTAATTCCATACAACAAATATGTATTAAATTGGTGGCATTGTATTGCCTTTGAAATCTGTTCTACTGCCAATATTTGTTCTTCTGTCAGCGTTATATCTTGTATTTCTGTAAAAGAATCTGAAACGTGATACATAGAGGGATATTTATAACTCTCCCTTTCCCATAACTTCACCCATCCTTTTCTGTAAAGACTTGTAATAGTACTTTTCTTTATACCTAATCTTTTTATTAGTTCTGCTACTGGATATTCCTTTCCTTCATGAAGTAAAAACAGGTATGTTTTAATCTGAAGAGGTGCTTTTTTCTGCCATGCAAGTATATCCTCTTGTGGAAGTACTTTTTCACTATTTATTTGAACCCATAATTCTTTTTTGATTTTTTCTTGTATTCTTGGGGCTTCAACAATAACCTTTACAATTCTCTCTTTGAGAAGTAAAGTTATTTCTTCATCTATATGTTGATTTTTTATCTTCCTTTTTATTTCTTTAAGGGATAACGGTTGCTGCTTCAATACTTCGATGATTTCATAAGGAAGACTGCATGGAAGGTAATTACAGCTAACTCCAACATTTAATGTATACTTTGCATTTACTATGGAACGAAGGAAATGAGGCACTGCCAATTGAAATGTTTGTCCTGGAGGTGATATGTAGTACTCTGAAATCCATTGACACAATTTTATTATTTCTTCGTTAAGAATTGGTGATGTATCGGGAATGTCTATGACTTCCTTTAATTCTGAGATAGATGTTCCATTCTCCGTTTTATCACTTTCTTGAACATTTAAAATCACTCCCATCTCTATTGAGTTCCTCACAGGTACGAGAACCCTTACTCCTCTTTTTGCTTTTTTGAGCAGGTGTTCTGGAACCGAATATGTTAAGAGATGCTCAATTGGCAAAAAAACAGCAACATGTACAATTGTTCCACTCATTAGTTCAAATAAAAAGTTTATTGTTTAGATTTTATCAGAAAAAAAGCACCCCATTAAGTAATACGCTACTCGGAAATTTCTGTATGCCAATACGCAAAATCAACAAATTTTTGCCAAGTTGAAAGTTGCTCCTTTCGAACCCGAATCCCCAATTTTGGTAGCCAACGGGGAGAAATAGGCTTACGGAGCAAATTCATATTAGCCTCTTCTGGAGTCTTGTTCCCTTTTTTCAGATTACATGCTAAACATGCAAGTACTAAATTTTCCCATGTATCCTCTCCGCCTCGAGAACGCGGTATAACGTGGTCTATAGTTAATTCATGCTTCGGTAATATCTTTCCACAATATTGACATTGACATCGGTCCCGCTCAAAAATATTTTTCCTGCATAGACGAACTTCACGAAGTACAAAGCCATTATAAACCGTAAGTAAGATGACATCAGGCAGTAAAATCTTCACATTAGGGGTTACAATATATTTGCCATTCTGAAAATTTTCCTTTTGCTGTGATAGTTCACACCACGAATTAAAATCATAAAGGGTATAATCTCTTGGGTGAACAACACACGCATGCCCTTGAAAAAGCAAAACCATAGCCCTCTTAACGGTGGTTATATTCACCGCTATCCACGAACGATTTAAAACAAGAACATCCCCATTCAACATTGTTATAATCCAATATTTTTATTAATATAGTCCTATTCCACCCCATTTTTCAAATTAAAATCTTATTTTTTATTGAAAGATTTTCTCGTTTATTGTTGTTCTTCTGCTGAATTTTCTTGTTGTGGTATATCTTCAGAGATTAGCCGTTGTCTTGCTTTTACTTTTGCATGCTTACCTATTCTCTCTCTAAGGTAATACAATTTTGCTCTCCTCACCTTACCTTCACGAACAACTTCAACTTTTGCAATTCGTGGGGAATGTAAAGGAAACACACGTTCTACACCTTCACCATAGGTAACGCGTCGTACGGTGAATGTGGCATTTGGACTTACACCGTGTTTGCGTCCAATAACGACACCTTCAAAAATTTGGATTCGTTCCTTTCCCCCTTCAACAATTTTAAAATGCACGCGAACAGTATCTCCAATATTAAACGTTGGCAACTGTTCAGGGGGCTTTTTGTACTTTGCTGAATACTCAGTAACAACATCCATTGGGAA includes these proteins:
- a CDS encoding ROK family glucokinase translates to MSKYIVGVDLGGTNIKSAIVSEEKKIIVKTSVPTPTQEGPVAIMDAMANVVHDLMNKEGLTTKDILAVGIGAPGPMNWQTGVVYSPPNLPGWHNVPLADKMQKRLNVPCYIENDANAACFGEYWLGAGQGCDCIAVLTLGTGVGGGIVVFKKLLRGIDGTAGELGHLKVQRDGRLCGCGSKGCLEAYASVTGMVRTAQEKIEKGEKTILTEMCNNNIQNITGKMIFQAVEKGDAIAKEVFHETAVWLGLGIASIVNMLNPERVILCGGMISAGDVLFTPVRETVMKNAFEVPAKRCEIVPAGLGEDSGVFGCAGCALTRYYEAHK
- a CDS encoding 1-phosphofructokinase family hexose kinase; amino-acid sequence: MFLTVTPNPCIDKTIFIPKFKPGDRVRSGKYTQISGGKGNNVARVLVTLGFNAGALLWVGGYTGKQVVKMLRENDKVRCFPVWTATATRTITTILEEEYGRQTAFFEPGPLISNQEYSHFIEKFNKIISSYKVPIVVLSGTVPDPNVAFLYRDLIKIANERRIKVILDTYGTEFSEGIKSNPYMVKPNVEELSKFLNTPLKDMKLRIEAVQYLHKKHKITLVVLSMGREGALVCWNNTYIHIIPPKIKEINPVGSGDALVAGFVVGLYKGFSIEDTGRLGVALGTANAMKWDIGKFNIRDLINIYEQVKSFRINPINNRKVQYKEHTPLPALLPKLKDSSP
- the lpxK gene encoding tetraacyldisaccharide 4'-kinase; translation: MKKSFIEKYIYNEKGPSYVLLPLLKGLSYFQKWGMWIRSKRRMYTPNIYTVSIGGITIGGVGKTPAVMERAEKELVVNRKKVCVISRGYGAQKYKGIVEGVYYEGKVCIRSYKSEKSYSPQEETLIPWNKVYKVLGDELSLMLYRLHNITVIKDPNRVRAVKWVERRGFDVVILDDAYQYLMLGRNENILLISALNPWGNGLIFPAGILREPLNAIHRATEIWITHCDQVSNELLEKLRSFLMSTYPEKKIRWTYHKPLYWTRLNSTIRYPVEYFKGREVDAFCAIGNPKSFLNVLKQQEINVKNTYVYRDHTPIPNKILKGKRIILTTEKNLLTLEEEQAEVYALCIGLSDYLWD
- the ilvC gene encoding ketol-acid reductoisomerase → MLIDFGGTKEEVITRKEFPMQKARKVLKDEVIAVIGYGVQGPAQSLNLRDNGFNVIIGQDPKFKSDWDRAVKDGWKPGKTLFDIEEACERGTIIQLLVSDAAQKAIWPNVKKHLKEGDALYFSHGFSIVYKHLTKVIPPKFVDVIMVAPKGSGTSVRRNFLSGAGINSSYAVAQDYTGRALERCLAIGIGIGSGFLFPTTFENEVYSDLTGERGVLMGALAGIMEAQYQVLRENGHTPSEAFNETVEELTQSLIRLVDENGMDWMYQNCSATAQRGALDWKPKFKKATLPVFRELYKRVKEGAETKRVLKSLGNPNYKEQLQKELAEMANSEMWLAGKACRALRPKEPASKQIKSKVGTQGRTNY
- a CDS encoding glycosyltransferase family 1 protein, translating into MNNTSHLKNICVTVDITPLRGEKTGIGNYIHYTLKFLLLNYKDLIINGISFGVHKFQNDSYEIVHKLEKHIHIPVPVRILYNWWNICRYPNIDTLLKNNSILHFTNYYLPPIYHNKTVLSIYDLSFLTCPQWVSPQIINLFKPTIFPSAQRATHIITCSEKSKKDIETLLNIPSEKISVSYPGYDDTIFHPLDKEKAQLYIEKHYQIKSPFILFVGTIEERKNVSGLLNIYEKVQNNIPHRLVLIGKKGFHANEILSKMQQMKCSDKIIYLNYINNHSELKWFYSSADMFIYPSFDEGFGIPPLEAMACGCPVIVSNQGALPEVVGHKGITIHPQDIDNFAEAITTLLSDKNKYNNMITNSILQAKNFSWSKSAKSHYEVYKKLDEI
- a CDS encoding glycosyltransferase family 1 protein → MRILLNGFQIGNLSGTGRYTEELVKAFIQIPNVVHIFLSSPKPLNIPSEKLTINPLPNNRYITRLLQKHLLKKHFQKSQPDIVHFPATYGYKLGDIPHITTVHDLAFLNNPNWFPPHYRWFYKRRVEETIKFSQRFITDSYFSKRELQKYYNIDKDKIDVIYLGVSDFFKPHTQQQIETIRNKYKLPPKYVLYAGTLEPRKNIPYLIEAWSYIADKIPHHLVIIGRTGWNTYPIEEAIKKSKFNERIHRLGYISDIDLPVIISGAEIFIYLSFYEGFGLPPLEAMSCGTPVIASNCGSLNEILEDTALLVEPSDIQQIAEAIYNLCEDNTKRQVMSHNGIIHAQKFTWEKTAQKTIEAYKKCLGKY
- a CDS encoding DUF2905 family protein — encoded protein: MNSLAKYFFIFGLIFLFISGIIWLSGFLPFKLGKLPGDINIEWEKGNFYFPIATSIILSLLLTIIINLILFALSLLNR
- a CDS encoding HAD family phosphatase; amino-acid sequence: MEIKVFVFDLDGTLMDSEIIWVYAVHDYLNDKGIPMNYEEAEQLVYGNSWEYIYEELEKNYPVLKNEMPYFIDNVYPYFDKYAERMQLEIPGSIQLLKNLSQNYTCAIVSGSYRRDVEEAIRRLDISEYVSLYLGKEDYFPGKPHPAGYLKAVELLNVKPDNCVAFEDSTVGVTAAKTAGMYCVALARHDRPKQDISLADLILPDLSQFSLELLKQTCQKKCSAIE
- the priA gene encoding primosomal protein N', with translation MSGTIVHVAVFLPIEHLLTYSVPEHLLKKAKRGVRVLVPVRNSIEMGVILNVQESDKTENGTSISELKEVIDIPDTSPILNEEIIKLCQWISEYYISPPGQTFQLAVPHFLRSIVNAKYTLNVGVSCNYLPCSLPYEIIEVLKQQPLSLKEIKRKIKNQHIDEEITLLLKERIVKVIVEAPRIQEKIKKELWVQINSEKVLPQEDILAWQKKAPLQIKTYLFLLHEGKEYPVAELIKRLGIKKSTITSLYRKGWVKLWERESYKYPSMYHVSDSFTEIQDITLTEEQILAVEQISKAIQCHQFNTYLLYGITGSGKTEVYLQCIQTAIQCGYQSLMLVPEIALTPQTLSRLYSRFKDKVAILHSGLTDRERFEEWRKIQEGRVDVVVGVRSAIFAPFQKLGLIIVDEEHEHTYKQEETPKYHARDVAVMRAQINSAVCILGSATPSLESYVHALNSKYCLLRLTKRVASGSLPLIHIVDLKSESNKTVGEPLLSQVLKDKIHERLEREEQVILLINRRGFAPVVMCPSCGWVLPCPNCQTSLNYHRYDGYVHCHYCNFKKQRPVQCEECGSSPLILLGVGTQRIEDLLIQSFPQARIARMDTDITNSKIRGYSVLKNFAEHKIDIIIGTQMIAKGHDYPKVTLVGVMNADLGLTLPNFRAPEFVFQLLMQVAGRSGRRERPGEVIIQTYMPNHYVMKAVQNHDYEMFVDYELRLRQKIGYPPYNRMIQFGVESEDEKEVKEMVYLLTRFIRNDINEKERDYFILGPAPGVIRRVTGRYRWQFALLGKATKKLNNIAREVYAKFHEQKRSSKILLQVDVDPYEIY
- a CDS encoding HNH endonuclease, giving the protein MLNGDVLVLNRSWIAVNITTVKRAMVLLFQGHACVVHPRDYTLYDFNSWCELSQQKENFQNGKYIVTPNVKILLPDVILLTVYNGFVLREVRLCRKNIFERDRCQCQYCGKILPKHELTIDHVIPRSRGGEDTWENLVLACLACNLKKGNKTPEEANMNLLRKPISPRWLPKLGIRVRKEQLSTWQKFVDFAYWHTEISE
- the rplS gene encoding 50S ribosomal protein L19 encodes the protein MDVVTEYSAKYKKPPEQLPTFNIGDTVRVHFKIVEGGKERIQIFEGVVIGRKHGVSPNATFTVRRVTYGEGVERVFPLHSPRIAKVEVVREGKVRRAKLYYLRERIGKHAKVKARQRLISEDIPQQENSAEEQQ